TTCTTTCCTCGTGTATCTCGCACCTACGTCGAATCGTGAGGAGATTGTTTTTTGGCAGATGGGTTCGCTTAATGGTGCACAGTGGAAACATGTGTGGGTAGTAGCACCTATTGCGCTGGTAGGAATCGTCATGTCCTCCCAGATTGGTAAACAACTCGATGTTTTAGCTCTTGGAGAACGAGCAGCTGGTCATACCGGTATTAATGTTGGGCGTTTACGAATCATTGCTATTGCAGCGTCGACGATTTTGACTGCGGCAGCTGTGTCGTTTGCTGGATTGATTGGTTTTGTTGGTTTGATTGTTCCGCACTTACTACGGAGTATTTCTGGCCCAGAGAATCGTCTACTCCTTCCAGCATCAGCGTTGGCGGGTGCGGTATTGATCGCGTGCGCGGATGTTGCTGCGCGCACGATGATTCCGTTCGCAGATTTGCCGATTGGTATCTTTACGGCACTTGTTGGGGGCCCAACATTTTTTGTTTTGTTACGTCGAATGTTGAAGAAAGGCTCTGTCCATTGAGTGCTGATGATCAAAGCAACGTGCAGCCTGAGTCGTTGGTCCGTGTCCGTGATCTATCGGTCTCTGTAGGGCAGAAGCGCCTACTGTGCGATATCAATTTTGATGCCTATGCAGGTGAAGTTACAGGTCTTATTGGTCCGAATGGTGCTGGTAAGTCCACGTTGTTGGCTGCATTGAGTGGCGATTTGGATCGTCAGTCGGGAACGATTGATATTTGTGGTTTTGATCCCGTGGATAGTTCTGCGTGTGAACTGGCTCGGGTACGTTCAGTCATGTTGCAGGATGTGAGCGTATCGTTTCAGTTCTTGGTGAGGGACGTTGTCGCGATGGGACGTCGTCCGTGGGAAGGTACGGATCGCCAAGAGTTCGATGACAGGCTTATCGACGCCGCGTTATCTGCCACGGATGCCGCACATCTTGCCGGTCGCGATATTGTTACGCTTTCTGGTGGTGAGCGGGCCCGCGTTGCGCTTTCTCGGGTACTCGCGCAGCAAACTCCGGTGGTTATGCTCGATGAGCCAACGGCCGCTTTGGATATCAGTCACCAGGAGCAAGTTCTCGGTTTGATGCAGTCGATAGCCCGACGTACCGGTATCGCGGTGATTGTGGTGCTTCATGATCTCAACGCAGCCGCTGCGTATTGTGATCACATTGTGTGTCTTGCTGACGGGCGCATTGTTGCAGATGGTTCAGTTGCTGACGTTTACACTGATGAAACCCTTTCGTCTGTTTATGGTTGGCCTATTCATGTTGATGTTTCGGAAGGAATCGTCAATTCCGTCCAGCCTTTACGAGGTAGAACTACTCAAAATCAAGATGATTTTGTAGAACTGTCATTGCAGTCGTTGGTCTAGTGCTTCGCTTGTCGACGTTTTCCTCTATTTCATGGTGATGTGTCGTTTCTGTTTTCAGAAACGACACTTTTATTTTTGTCGAAGATTTTTGGGGGTATGACGTGGGGTTATTTCCCTAACGCAATTGAAAGTTAAGGCAAACCTTTGTAAGGTACGCCTTGCCTTTATTTACCTTTAGGAAGGAATATCCCTCTATGTTGAAGCGTTTCGCCCTCCCCGTTGCTACTGCTGTGGCAATGACAGGTTTTCTTGTTCCTCAATCTGTCGCCGCAGAACCAGCAGCTACATCCCAGTGTGAGATGGTGCAGGTTATTGAAAGTGGCACGCTGAAGTGGGGTGTGAAACAGTCCTATCGTCATTACATTCTTAATAACAAGCTGGCTAACGGTAATTGGAAAGTCGCCGGAGATGTTAAAGAAGTCGGAGAAAAGAGGGGGAAAGACTTCTACTTTGAGGTTCCCGTTGATCCGAAGGCATCGAACCTCGAGATCAAAGGCAATAAAATTGTAGAGGCTGAAATTAATACTAAGGATTCAAGTATTGTTTTTGAAGGGCATCACGGTTCCCTTTATTCGCAATTGCATAATCCTTACGTGATGACCAAAGACGGTGCTGTGAAAGCAGGCGTAAGTTACGTCGGATACTACGTTCCAGGCAAAAATATGACTGAGTACAAGGAGTCTGATCGTACGGAAGCTAACAAGCGCTCTGGACGTGACACTTTTGGTCAAGGGATAACAACGGGTTGGTCCCTTAATGGGGACGCTGCAACCCTCAGTGGAACCAGTATGCGCTATGTTCCGCAGTCTAAGACTAAAGGTAATGTGATTGATGGTGTCGATGTCATCTTTATGGGGCAATATGACGGTGACTACAACTCTGACCTCGACGACGTAAAAGTTGATCTCAAGCTCAAGAAAGTCTGCAAAGACGAAGCGGAAAAACTCAAAGCTGAGTACAAGAAGAATGTAGAGCTTGCTAACCAGAAGGCTGCTCAACGCCAGTCAGCGGGCCGCACGGTTGGGGAGTCCACTTCGACTGCACCGACAAGTTCTACTTCCGGTTTTAACTTGACGACGCTCTGGAGCACCATTTTGGGTATTTCTGGTATTGCAGCTTTGTTGGGCATCTTGTTCCAAGTAACTCAAAAAGCTGGTTGGATTCGTTTTTAAAGGAAGGAATCGGCGATTCCTTCCGGTAATTCTCCTTTTGAGAACGTAAAGGGGGCTGCTGTCATTAGTAACAGCAGCCCCCTTTTGTATGCTCAGATCTCGGCTTAAATGGCGTCGAGACCTGCAGTGAGATCGGCGATGATGTCGTCGATGGATTCGATTCCGACGGATAGTCGGATCGTTGCTTGATTAATTCCTGCGGCAAGAAGTGTCGATTCTTCCGATTGCGAGTGTGTGGTGGTCGCTGGGTGGACTACGAGGGAACGTACGTCTCCGACGTTGGCGAGGTTCGAGTGTAATTTGAGCGCGTCGATAAAGCGCCATGCTTCGTCTTTTCCACCTTTAACGTCAAAGGAAAGTACGGACCCGGTGTAGTCGAATCCGAGTTTTTCTTTGACTGGATACCAGGGGGAGTCAGGAAGACCTGCGTAGTTCACTTTCGCAACTTTGTCGTGGTTTGCGAGGAATTTTGCTACGGCTAATGCGTTTTCGTTGTGGCGCTGTACTCGTAAAGAAAGTGTATCGAGTCCCTGGGCGGTGATCCATGCATTGAGTGGTGACGGGGCTGCGCCGGTGTCGCGCAGAAGTCCGACGCGCGCCTTAAGTCCGAAGGCTGGGGCACCAAGATCGGAATACTTGAGACCGTGATAGGCGGGGTCTGGGGTGACAAAGTCGGGGAAGATAGGTTCGCCGTTGCGTGTGACAGTCCAATCGAAGTTTCCTCCGTCGACAAGCACTCCGCCGAGTCCGGAACCATTTCCAGTGTAGAACTTGGTAAGGGACGCCACGACGACGTCCGCGCCGAGTTCGAGTGGGCGTACAAGGGCTGCGGTAGCGAGGGTGTTGTCGACGACCAGTGGTACTTGATGTTTGTGGGCAACCTCTGCGACTGCGGGAATATCAAGCACGTCTGCTTGTGGATTAGCGAAGGTTTCACCGTAGAGTGCGACTGTGTTGTCTTGAATTGCAGCCTCCCATGAGGCTGGATCGTCAGGATTTTCTACGAATGTTGTTTCAATATCCAAGCGTGCCAAGGTGACAGCGAAAAGTGTTTCGGTACCGCCGTAAATGCGGGGGCTGGACACGATGTGGGAACCCGCGCGTGCGATGTTGAGGATGGCGGCGGTTTCGGCGGCCATTCCGGAAGCGAAAAGTACGGCGTGTACGCCACCTTCGAGGTTAGCTAGGCGTTCTTCGACAGCCGCAACTGTTGGGTTGGTCAGGCGTGAGTAGACCGGACCTGCGTCGGAAAGATTGAAGCGGTTCGCTGCGTGTTCAGCATCGTTAAAAACATACGATGATGTCAGGTAAATCGGTAAGTTGCGGGCACCAGTATCACTATCGACGCCCTGCCCTGCGTGGATGGAGCGAGTCTCGAAACCCCATTCGCTGGCGTTGGAATTATCGTATTTTGTTGGCATGAATCGTCGATTCCTTCCCTAAGATGTTTTCGTTGCAAGCAACGCTAGGGTGACGCCAGAGAAAAAGAAACCGCTCGGTCTATAAAATTCTAAAAAGCCCATTTCAGATAGTGAATAAAAATGTAGACAAAGTGGTGTGCATTTGGGGGTAGTTGGTTGCGGTGATCGCAGAGAAAACATGGGGGAAGGGCATAGAAAATGGGAAGGAATCGACGATTCCTTCCCATTTTCTAGCTATAAAAGAGCGCGAGTTTACTTCAGTGCATCGATGATGTCGTTGAATTCTGCGACGGGGCGCATGACTGCTGCGGTCTTGGCGTCGTCAGGCTGGTAGTAGCCGCCGAGGTCTACTGGTGTGCCTTGGAGGTCGATAAGCGCTGCTGCGATGGTGTCTTTGTTTTCCTCGAGCTGTGCGGCGACAGGCGCGAAGGTTTCGGCTAGCGCGGTGTCGTCGGTTTGGGCTGCTAGTTCCTTGGCCCAGTTGAGGGTGAGGAAGAAGTGGGAGCCTCGGTTGTCGATTTCGCCAACCTTGCGTGATGGCGAGTAGCCCTCGTTGAGGAGGGTTTCGGTCGCGCGATCGAGGGCGTCGGCAAGGATGCCTGCCTTGGTGTTGCCTTCGGTGTTGGCGAAGTGACGCAGGGATTCTGCTAGGGCGAGGAATTCGCCGAGGGAGTCCCAGCGCAGGTGGTTTTCTTCAACGAGCTGCTGGACGTGCTTTGGTGCGGATCCGCCGGCGCCAGTTTCGAAGAGTCCGCCGCCTGCCATTAGTGGCACGACGGAGAGCATCTTGGCGGAAGTGCCGAGCTCGAGGATTGGGAACAGGTCGGTGTTGTAGTCACGCAACACGTTGCCGGTAACGGAGATGGTGTCTTCGCCGCGGCGGATGCGATCGATGGAGAACTGAGTTGCCTCGGTAGGGCTCATGATTTGGATGTCGAGGCCCTCGGTGTCGTGATCAGCGAGGTACTTCTTTACCAAGGTGATCAGGTTGCGGTCGTGGGCGCGCTCTGGATCGAGCCAGAATACTGCTGGCATGCCGGAGAGGCGGGA
The sequence above is drawn from the Corynebacterium rouxii genome and encodes:
- a CDS encoding heme ABC transporter ATP-binding protein, yielding MQPESLVRVRDLSVSVGQKRLLCDINFDAYAGEVTGLIGPNGAGKSTLLAALSGDLDRQSGTIDICGFDPVDSSACELARVRSVMLQDVSVSFQFLVRDVVAMGRRPWEGTDRQEFDDRLIDAALSATDAAHLAGRDIVTLSGGERARVALSRVLAQQTPVVMLDEPTAALDISHQEQVLGLMQSIARRTGIAVIVVLHDLNAAAAYCDHIVCLADGRIVADGSVADVYTDETLSSVYGWPIHVDVSEGIVNSVQPLRGRTTQNQDDFVELSLQSLV
- a CDS encoding HtaA domain-containing protein, translated to MLKRFALPVATAVAMTGFLVPQSVAAEPAATSQCEMVQVIESGTLKWGVKQSYRHYILNNKLANGNWKVAGDVKEVGEKRGKDFYFEVPVDPKASNLEIKGNKIVEAEINTKDSSIVFEGHHGSLYSQLHNPYVMTKDGAVKAGVSYVGYYVPGKNMTEYKESDRTEANKRSGRDTFGQGITTGWSLNGDAATLSGTSMRYVPQSKTKGNVIDGVDVIFMGQYDGDYNSDLDDVKVDLKLKKVCKDEAEKLKAEYKKNVELANQKAAQRQSAGRTVGESTSTAPTSSTSGFNLTTLWSTILGISGIAALLGILFQVTQKAGWIRF
- a CDS encoding O-acetylhomoserine/O-acetylserine sulfhydrylase; amino-acid sequence: MPTKYDNSNASEWGFETRSIHAGQGVDSDTGARNLPIYLTSSYVFNDAEHAANRFNLSDAGPVYSRLTNPTVAAVEERLANLEGGVHAVLFASGMAAETAAILNIARAGSHIVSSPRIYGGTETLFAVTLARLDIETTFVENPDDPASWEAAIQDNTVALYGETFANPQADVLDIPAVAEVAHKHQVPLVVDNTLATAALVRPLELGADVVVASLTKFYTGNGSGLGGVLVDGGNFDWTVTRNGEPIFPDFVTPDPAYHGLKYSDLGAPAFGLKARVGLLRDTGAAPSPLNAWITAQGLDTLSLRVQRHNENALAVAKFLANHDKVAKVNYAGLPDSPWYPVKEKLGFDYTGSVLSFDVKGGKDEAWRFIDALKLHSNLANVGDVRSLVVHPATTTHSQSEESTLLAAGINQATIRLSVGIESIDDIIADLTAGLDAI